In a genomic window of Neisseria flavescens:
- a CDS encoding phosphatidylserine decarboxylase, whose protein sequence is MNRLYPHPIIAREGWPIIGGGLALSLLVSMCCGWWSLPFWVFTVFALQFFRDPAREIPQNPEAVLSPVDGRIVVVERARDPYRDVDALKISIFMNVFNVHSQKSPADCTVTKVVYNKGKFVNADLDKASTENERNAVLATTASGREITFVQVAGLVARRILCYTQAGAKLSRGERYGFIRFGSRVDMYLPVDAQAQVAIGDKVTGVSTVLARLPLTAPQTESEPKAAAPASQATPVSQAAPVETVANQSTEQQQIEAAAAKIQAAVQDVLKD, encoded by the coding sequence ATGAACCGTTTGTATCCCCACCCGATTATCGCCCGTGAGGGCTGGCCGATTATCGGCGGCGGTTTGGCTTTGAGCCTGCTGGTGTCGATGTGCTGCGGTTGGTGGTCTTTGCCGTTTTGGGTGTTTACCGTATTTGCATTGCAGTTTTTCCGCGACCCTGCGCGTGAGATTCCGCAAAATCCTGAAGCGGTGTTGAGCCCGGTTGACGGCCGTATCGTGGTGGTTGAGCGCGCACGCGATCCGTATCGTGATGTCGATGCTTTGAAAATCAGTATTTTTATGAACGTGTTCAACGTGCATTCGCAAAAATCGCCTGCCGATTGTACGGTAACGAAAGTGGTCTATAACAAAGGCAAATTCGTGAATGCGGATTTGGACAAAGCCAGCACGGAAAACGAACGCAATGCGGTGTTGGCGACTACGGCTTCTGGTCGTGAAATTACTTTTGTTCAAGTGGCCGGTTTGGTGGCGCGCCGTATTTTGTGCTACACCCAAGCAGGTGCGAAACTGTCTCGCGGTGAACGCTATGGCTTCATCCGCTTTGGCTCGCGCGTGGATATGTATCTGCCTGTCGATGCGCAGGCGCAAGTGGCGATTGGCGATAAAGTTACCGGCGTCAGCACTGTATTGGCGCGTTTGCCGCTGACTGCGCCGCAAACTGAATCTGAGCCTAAAGCCGCTGCACCAGCTTCACAAGCGACTCCGGTTTCTCAAGCTGCTCCGGTTGAGACAGTGGCAAACCAATCTACCGAACAGCAGCAAATCGAAGCGGCGGCGGCTAAGATTCAAGCGGCTGTGCAAGATGTGTTGAAAGATTAA